The Microvirga lotononidis nucleotide sequence GTACGAGGCGATCTGCCTGATCACGGATGAGGGAGGGGCCGCCTACGCCCGAGCACGGCAGCAGGCGTATTACTGCCGCGCCAGAGGCAGCAAGCAAGGGTTTCGGTTCTGGTCGGCTGTGGCGACTGAAGTTGACCGGCGAGCGGGTGCCAGCACAAAAAGCGCCCATCAGCCGACCCGATAAGACCCACCATTTCCTCGGGCGAAGGCCTGAAAGACGCGGATCGTGCAAGCATCGCGCTTGAGCGCTCCTCACATCCAACCGCATCGAGGCCACAAACGCCGGATCGGCCCTGTCGATGGGCGGTATGTCCCCCGAACGATGGGAAGGCCCGCCAGAGGCCTCTCAATCCAAATCTGTCCGCAGCCTCATACCCCGCTTCTGAGCGGCCTTCAAGTAATCGACGACGACAGACGGCAGCTCGCGCCGCTGACCAGAGGCGCGGCGCTGGAACGCATCAAACTCGCCCTTGCGGATCATGGCTGCTTCAAAGCTCAGGCCAAAACGGTCCACGATCTCCTCAACCGTATCAGTCGAACTGAGGAGATCGTTGGGAGCCAGGAACATCGCAGCAAAGCGTCTTGCCTCACTCTCCTCTTTCTTGGCCTCCAACCCGAGCCTTCCGGCGGTCGTTTGAGTGTCATTCCTGCTGCGAGCGCCCGAGTGCCGCATGGCGAAGTGCCCAATCTCATTGGCGATGGTCATCCGGGCTCTTGGCTCACCCCTCTGCATGGCAGCCACGATACTCTCACGGATGCGTAAGACGCCTTTTCGGGCATCCCATTGCGCCTCTGCACCGGGCATTTCGGCATCAGGGATCTGCCGGGAGCTGAAGTGCCGAAAGCGGGCCGTGAGCTGTTCGATCACAGTCATCAGGTCGGGGCGGCTCTGGTTCTGCAGACCGAGTTCCGTTCGCAGAGCCCTGGCGCGCTGCTCAATCTCTTCATCCGTGACATGCCGCAACATATCGGGCCTCGGGACAAAGTAAATGACGAGCAGATGAAGGGGCTTCAGCTCTCGGATACGGCATCCCCTTCGCCGGATTTTACGGCCAAGATAGTCGGCCATTTTCTTCGCAAGCTCTACACGGACATGCTCGAGGACGAGTTCCCCGAGCGCCTCCAGCCGCTGATCGAGAAGCTCGATGCGCAGGAGCAGGCCAATCGTCAGTGGGTGAGGCGATGAGGTCCGAGACTCCTGGATGCAGTCTATCGGTGTCATCCCTTGACCCTGTTATCTCGTTTCCCTGAAACGCCGCAGCGGAAAGAATGGTGGCGCTGTTTTGGCGAAGGAGGACCTCTGGTTCAGAGCGCTCGGAAGAATCCAACGCCCTGCTGCAAAGGAAAGCGCCCAGCCAAAGGGCCGAGCGCCTCAAGCACCGTGTTGAAGCCTGCCGTTGCTTCGTGCGGGCCGTGGACTTCGTGGCACGGCGGATCGGACCGTTGCAGCCTCCAATGCGGCCGCCCTGCTTAGCCAATGGACCAACGTGCATGGCGTCGCGAGGACGTCTTTACGCAAACGTCACTGGCAGGCCACCGCCAACGGATCTGGTCGAAACGATAGGGGGAAACGGTTGTCGAACTGTATCTGATCGAGGGCATGGGCACGGCACGCCGGTGCGCCGGACGAAGGCGCAAGCCAGCGCGCGAGGAGGGACCTATCGTCCTGCAGCTAGCGAAATCGTGGGACCTTGTTCACCGCACGCGAGCCAGAGGCAGGATGTGAACGGCACGTCGCTTCTGCGCAGCAGAGCAGCCAGCGCCAACGACAATCGCGAGCGGGATGGCCCCTCGCAGGCGATGTCATCTGCCCTACGTGTGATCTTGGATGAAACGTGGAGAGCATGTGATGTCAGACCATGTCTACAAGATCGTTGAACTAGTGGGCTCGTCGGCGACCAGCATTGAGGATGCCATCCAGTCCGCGATCAAGCGTGCCGGTCAGACGTTGCGAAATCTGCAATGGTTTGAGGTGGTGCAGACCCGCGGTCACGTGGAGGACGGCGAGGTCAAGCATTATCAAGTCGTGCTCAAGGCGGGCTTCACGTTGGAGGGCGAAACCCCGTAATGCCATGAGGCCGGGAGTACGCGTTCCGACCTGGAGTACATGCCGAAATCCTTTGATTCAAATTTATCGTAATGCAATCGACGGTTGGCTCATCCATGACTGCAGACGCTTCGGGAGCGCAGTCAT carries:
- a CDS encoding ImmA/IrrE family metallo-endopeptidase, translating into MTIANEIGHFAMRHSGARSRNDTQTTAGRLGLEAKKEESEARRFAAMFLAPNDLLSSTDTVEEIVDRFGLSFEAAMIRKGEFDAFQRRASGQRRELPSVVVDYLKAAQKRGMRLRTDLD
- a CDS encoding dodecin, whose protein sequence is MSDHVYKIVELVGSSATSIEDAIQSAIKRAGQTLRNLQWFEVVQTRGHVEDGEVKHYQVVLKAGFTLEGETP